A genomic segment from Polyangium mundeleinium encodes:
- a CDS encoding sigma 54-interacting transcriptional regulator, giving the protein MHARTMPHLVVRKPGQMAYSVPLPDVLHIGRHEQNELVLDDHQVSRKHATLTRSEKGFELCDLGSRHGTRVNGEPITAHTLVAGDRIQIGNVLLELHEEDERTIVHHQVTAAGPPPRKAEADRRLSLLFDVSRAIGAMGDTEVMLGEMLEAIVDVLGGERALVGLGDATRGIVRRYCRARRGSSADVVLSRAVLEATLGRREAVIVRDALRDAGLATMHRERIVSAMAVPLGLSARPVGLLYVDDRQEAERFGPDDLAYLTALGHLVSAALESAERYQRAEALAEAFTGGGVAEEIIGRSAAMTQLRAQITKYAAAGHANVLVRGESGSGKELVARALHESSARAARPFVTLNCAAIPETMLESELFGYEKGAFTGAVAKKRGKFALADGGTLFLDEIGDLALPAQAKLLRALQEGEIQPLGAERTQKVDVRVVSATHKDLMKEITEKRFREDLYYRIAVVEIEVPPLRERESDVLLIAMALMRKSASAMGKRIEGFSEAAQSALLRHDWPGNVRELRNEVERAVIHADGPLVDAHDLSPRLGAARPKPGQPRGKSLAEQFAELEPTEKMLVEEAMSRAKGNVSEAARLLGITRIMMKRRVDRLMGGGDA; this is encoded by the coding sequence ATGCACGCGAGGACCATGCCCCACCTCGTCGTGCGCAAGCCGGGCCAGATGGCCTATTCCGTGCCGCTCCCGGACGTCCTCCACATCGGGCGGCACGAGCAAAACGAGCTCGTCCTCGACGATCACCAGGTCTCACGAAAACACGCGACGCTCACGCGCTCCGAAAAAGGCTTCGAGCTCTGCGACCTCGGCTCGCGGCACGGCACGCGGGTGAATGGCGAGCCGATCACGGCGCACACGCTCGTCGCCGGTGACCGGATCCAGATCGGCAACGTGCTGCTCGAGCTCCACGAGGAGGACGAGCGGACGATCGTGCACCACCAGGTCACGGCCGCGGGGCCGCCTCCGCGCAAGGCCGAGGCGGATCGGCGCCTGTCGCTCCTCTTCGACGTGAGCCGCGCGATCGGGGCGATGGGCGACACCGAGGTGATGCTCGGCGAAATGCTCGAAGCCATCGTGGACGTGCTCGGCGGCGAGCGCGCGCTCGTGGGGCTCGGCGACGCGACCCGCGGCATCGTGCGCCGCTATTGCCGGGCGCGGCGCGGCTCCTCGGCGGACGTGGTCCTCTCGCGCGCGGTGCTCGAAGCGACGCTCGGCCGGCGCGAGGCCGTCATCGTGCGCGACGCGCTGCGGGACGCGGGGCTCGCGACGATGCACCGCGAGCGGATCGTATCGGCGATGGCCGTGCCGCTCGGGCTCTCGGCGCGGCCGGTGGGCCTCTTGTACGTGGACGATCGGCAGGAGGCGGAGCGCTTTGGGCCGGACGATCTCGCGTATCTGACGGCGCTCGGGCACCTCGTCAGCGCGGCCCTGGAGAGCGCCGAGCGCTACCAGCGGGCGGAGGCCCTCGCGGAGGCGTTCACGGGGGGCGGCGTCGCGGAAGAAATCATCGGCCGGAGCGCGGCGATGACGCAGCTCCGGGCGCAGATCACGAAATACGCGGCGGCGGGGCACGCAAACGTGCTCGTGCGAGGCGAGAGCGGCTCCGGCAAGGAGCTCGTGGCGCGGGCGCTACACGAATCGAGCGCGCGCGCGGCGCGGCCCTTCGTGACGCTGAACTGCGCCGCGATCCCGGAGACGATGCTGGAGAGTGAGCTCTTCGGCTACGAGAAGGGCGCGTTCACGGGGGCGGTCGCGAAGAAACGCGGCAAATTCGCGCTCGCGGACGGGGGAACCTTGTTCCTCGACGAAATCGGCGATCTCGCGCTGCCGGCGCAAGCCAAGCTCCTGCGCGCGCTGCAGGAGGGCGAGATCCAGCCGCTCGGCGCGGAGCGGACGCAGAAGGTCGACGTGCGCGTGGTGAGCGCGACGCACAAGGACCTGATGAAGGAGATCACCGAGAAGCGGTTCCGCGAGGATCTGTACTATCGAATCGCAGTCGTCGAAATCGAGGTGCCGCCGCTGCGCGAGCGCGAGAGCGACGTCCTGCTCATCGCCATGGCGCTGATGCGCAAATCGGCGTCGGCCATGGGCAAACGAATCGAAGGATTTTCCGAGGCAGCGCAATCGGCGCTCCTGCGGCACGATTGGCCGGGCAACGTGCGCGAGCTCCGCAACGAGGTCGAGCGCGCGGTGATCCACGCGGACGGTCCGCTCGTGGACGCGCACGACCTCTCGCCGCGGCTCGGCGCGGCGCGGCCGAAGCCGGGGCAGCCGCGGGGCAAGAGCCTGGCCGAGCAATTCGCCGAGCTCGAACCGACGGAAAAAATGCTCGTGGAAGAGGCCATGTCGCGGGCGAAAGGCAACGTGAGCGAGGCGGCGCGGCTGCTCGGGATCACGCGCATCATGATGAAGCGGCGCGTGGATCGGCTGATGGGCGGCGGGGACGCGTAA
- a CDS encoding LysR family transcriptional regulator, producing MNLAGIDVNLVVALDALLQERSVTEAAKRIGLSQPAMSHTLARLRETLGDPLLVRVGRTMALTPRAEALVPRARAVVEELEALLAPLPSFDPKTSRRTLKLGATDYVQFVLLPALEEILSREAPNLTLHILPIGVPPAADSLCEGEMDVAVGRFEHESLPLDVRRVPLFQDTFVGVARADHPRAHGKLDLATYAELSHVLVSPRGTPGGIVDGALAKQGLVRRVALTVPHFLVVPHIVATSNHVTTMLAHVAATFTALLPLATFEPPPELDLAPVTMTMMWHERTHEDPGARWLRDALVRAARPLAHARGAERNKKARSPKAPLAPEHAS from the coding sequence ATGAATCTTGCAGGCATCGACGTGAACCTCGTCGTCGCCCTGGACGCCCTTCTCCAGGAGCGCAGCGTCACGGAGGCCGCCAAGCGGATCGGGCTCAGCCAGCCGGCGATGAGCCACACGCTCGCCCGGCTCCGCGAGACGCTGGGCGATCCGCTGCTCGTGCGCGTGGGCCGCACCATGGCGCTCACGCCCCGCGCCGAGGCCCTCGTGCCCCGCGCCCGGGCCGTCGTCGAAGAGCTCGAAGCGCTGCTCGCGCCGCTGCCCTCGTTCGACCCGAAGACGAGCCGGCGCACGCTCAAGCTCGGGGCCACGGACTACGTGCAGTTCGTCCTTTTGCCCGCGCTCGAAGAAATCCTCTCCCGCGAAGCGCCGAACCTCACGCTGCACATCCTGCCCATCGGCGTTCCTCCGGCCGCCGATTCGCTCTGCGAGGGCGAAATGGATGTGGCGGTCGGGCGCTTCGAGCACGAATCGCTGCCCCTCGACGTGCGCCGCGTGCCGCTCTTCCAGGACACGTTCGTCGGCGTGGCGCGCGCCGATCACCCGCGGGCGCACGGAAAGCTCGATCTCGCGACGTACGCGGAGCTCTCGCACGTGCTCGTCTCCCCGCGCGGGACGCCGGGCGGGATCGTGGACGGCGCGCTCGCGAAACAGGGGCTCGTCCGCCGCGTGGCCCTCACCGTCCCGCATTTTTTGGTCGTGCCTCACATCGTGGCGACGTCGAATCACGTGACGACCATGCTCGCCCACGTGGCCGCGACGTTCACCGCGCTCCTGCCGCTCGCCACGTTCGAGCCGCCCCCCGAGCTCGACCTCGCGCCGGTCACGATGACGATGATGTGGCACGAAAGGACGCACGAGGATCCCGGCGCGCGCTGGCTCCGCGACGCGCTCGTACGAGCCGCGCGGCCGCTCGCCCACGCGCGAGGCGCGGAGCGCAATAAAAAGGCCCGAAGCCCCAAGGCCCCGCTCGCCCCCGAGCACGCCTCGTGA
- a CDS encoding SRPBCC family protein, which yields MIDLVKELNAVHRSTGPKTMPGGEGHTVKLRRSYDAAIEDVWDAITTPARVQRWFLPLTGDLRVGGHYQLKGNAGGKILRCEPPRLLEVTWTVAPQDDGNSKVEVRLSVGENEETVLELEHAAIAPPGMWPEYGPGAVGVGWDLTLLGLCYELRSLFIEDKDAWGLTPEARMFITGSSVAWGAANQAAGASAADAQKAVENTTKFYAPDPTPGT from the coding sequence ATGATCGACCTCGTGAAGGAGCTCAACGCCGTCCATCGCTCGACCGGCCCCAAAACCATGCCCGGGGGCGAAGGCCACACGGTGAAGTTACGACGGAGCTACGATGCGGCGATCGAGGACGTCTGGGATGCGATCACGACCCCGGCCCGCGTCCAGCGCTGGTTTCTCCCCCTCACGGGCGACCTGCGCGTCGGCGGTCATTACCAGCTCAAAGGAAATGCCGGCGGCAAGATCCTGCGCTGCGAGCCTCCCCGCCTGCTCGAAGTGACGTGGACGGTGGCCCCGCAGGATGACGGGAACAGCAAGGTCGAGGTGCGGCTGTCGGTCGGCGAAAATGAGGAGACGGTCCTCGAGCTCGAGCACGCCGCCATCGCCCCGCCCGGCATGTGGCCCGAATACGGTCCCGGCGCCGTCGGCGTCGGCTGGGATCTCACGCTCCTCGGCCTGTGTTACGAGCTCCGTTCCTTGTTCATCGAAGACAAGGACGCCTGGGGGCTGACGCCGGAGGCGCGGATGTTCATCACCGGCAGCAGCGTCGCCTGGGGCGCCGCGAACCAGGCCGCCGGTGCATCGGCAGCCGATGCGCAGAAGGCCGTCGAGAACACGACCAAGTTTTACGCGCCAGACCCGACGCCGGGGACCTGA
- a CDS encoding YkgJ family cysteine cluster protein: MSEVQTPSPRERLHELFLKVDSFFARAQSRHGEALTCHAGCDDCCRRRFSVTTIEAAEVLEALDRLPAEERQRVAARAAEPEGTDCPALGEDGRCAVYEARPTICRTHGLPIRFTERKAGRSLPVVDACPKNFVGQDLASLDPSSVLDQTTLSTVLAALDAAYADAEGLSRGQRIEMTALCAP; this comes from the coding sequence ATGTCCGAGGTCCAAACGCCCTCTCCTCGCGAGCGCTTGCACGAGCTCTTCCTCAAGGTCGACTCGTTTTTCGCGCGCGCGCAGAGCCGGCATGGCGAGGCCCTCACCTGCCACGCGGGCTGCGACGACTGCTGCCGGCGGCGATTCTCGGTCACGACGATCGAGGCGGCGGAGGTGCTGGAAGCGCTCGATCGCCTGCCCGCCGAGGAGCGGCAAAGGGTGGCGGCACGGGCGGCCGAGCCCGAGGGGACGGATTGTCCGGCCCTCGGCGAGGACGGCCGCTGCGCCGTGTACGAGGCGCGCCCCACGATCTGCCGGACGCACGGCTTGCCCATTCGTTTTACCGAACGAAAGGCCGGGCGATCGCTCCCGGTCGTCGACGCGTGCCCGAAGAACTTCGTCGGGCAGGATCTCGCGTCGCTGGATCCGTCGAGCGTGCTCGATCAAACGACGCTCTCGACGGTACTCGCGGCGCTCGACGCGGCGTACGCGGATGCGGAAGGGCTCTCACGCGGGCAGCGGATCGAGATGACGGCGCTCTGCGCCCCCTGA
- a CDS encoding alpha/beta hydrolase, whose translation MRTYFACVLAFVSLLACGENVDNPSTGSGGSGAAGGAPGTGGLGGGGAGGDGGGVGGAGGVGGAGGAEPSPYFVDLDLPEASTPPIPTNGIDVTFYADVAYGSDPLHRFDIFLPKSAAPTPLLIYIHGGGFTGGDKAEKYNAKVTSVLAQGVAVASLNYRLLDPVDTEGVAKPLGDCRRALQFLRYHASELNLDASKVALLGSSAGAGTSLWLAFHDDMAVAGSADPVAKQSTRPVAVAANATQATYDLIKWETVVFTEYGFSMVDTAVALGLEQRFASFYGMGSMSEIDTPPIQAYRADVDMLGLLSAGDPPVYVHNALATVESPKNTSELFHHAYHARAVMQAAQAAGVPVVAKIEALGVDTSMGQDEWAFLLAKLK comes from the coding sequence ATGCGTACCTACTTTGCTTGTGTGCTTGCGTTCGTTTCCCTCCTCGCCTGCGGGGAGAACGTCGACAACCCGTCGACGGGCTCGGGAGGCAGCGGCGCGGCCGGTGGAGCCCCGGGCACCGGGGGACTCGGCGGCGGCGGCGCGGGGGGTGACGGCGGAGGTGTCGGAGGGGCCGGTGGCGTTGGTGGAGCCGGAGGGGCGGAGCCGAGCCCGTATTTCGTCGATCTCGATTTGCCCGAAGCGTCCACGCCGCCGATCCCCACGAATGGCATCGACGTGACGTTTTACGCCGACGTCGCGTATGGCTCGGACCCGCTTCATCGGTTCGACATCTTCCTGCCGAAGAGCGCCGCGCCCACACCGCTCCTGATCTACATCCACGGCGGCGGGTTCACCGGCGGGGACAAGGCGGAGAAGTACAACGCGAAGGTCACGAGCGTGCTCGCCCAAGGCGTCGCCGTGGCGAGCCTCAATTATCGGCTGCTCGATCCCGTAGATACCGAGGGGGTCGCAAAGCCGCTCGGCGACTGCCGGCGTGCATTGCAGTTCCTCCGGTACCACGCGAGCGAGCTGAACCTCGACGCGAGCAAGGTCGCGCTGCTGGGAAGTTCGGCGGGCGCGGGCACGAGCTTGTGGCTCGCATTTCACGACGACATGGCCGTCGCCGGCAGCGCCGATCCGGTGGCAAAGCAATCGACCCGGCCGGTCGCGGTCGCGGCGAATGCCACGCAGGCCACGTATGATCTGATCAAATGGGAGACGGTCGTCTTCACCGAATACGGCTTCTCGATGGTCGACACCGCCGTCGCGTTGGGGCTCGAGCAGCGCTTTGCCTCGTTCTACGGAATGGGATCGATGAGCGAGATCGATACGCCGCCCATCCAGGCCTATCGCGCCGACGTCGACATGCTCGGGCTGCTGAGCGCCGGTGATCCGCCCGTGTACGTGCACAACGCGCTCGCGACGGTGGAGTCCCCCAAGAACACGAGCGAGCTCTTTCACCACGCTTACCATGCGCGCGCGGTCATGCAGGCCGCGCAGGCTGCGGGGGTGCCGGTGGTGGCCAAGATCGAGGCCCTCGGCGTGGACACGTCGATGGGCCAGGACGAATGGGCCTTCCTGCTCGCCAAGCTGAAGTGA
- a CDS encoding ArsR/SmtB family transcription factor translates to MEAFDVLGDPVRRRILELLADGEQTSGAITEVIQREFGISQPAVSLHLKVLRDNGFATVRAEGTRRLYAVDVRPLQEVDLWLDRFRQFWEQRLDALATELARGKRERRLKAEARSSTNDDTTPREKDKP, encoded by the coding sequence GTGGAAGCGTTCGACGTCCTCGGGGACCCGGTCCGCCGCCGGATCCTCGAGCTGCTCGCCGACGGTGAGCAAACTTCTGGGGCGATCACCGAGGTCATCCAGAGGGAGTTCGGGATTTCGCAGCCGGCGGTATCGCTGCACCTGAAGGTGCTGCGGGACAACGGATTTGCCACGGTCCGGGCGGAGGGCACCCGCCGGCTGTATGCGGTCGACGTCCGGCCTTTGCAGGAGGTCGACCTGTGGCTCGATCGCTTCCGCCAATTCTGGGAGCAGCGCCTGGACGCGCTGGCCACGGAGCTCGCGCGCGGCAAACGCGAGCGCCGCTTGAAGGCCGAAGCGCGTTCGTCCACGAACGACGACACGACCCCAAGGGAGAAGGACAAACCATGA